One Microtus ochrogaster isolate Prairie Vole_2 unplaced genomic scaffold, MicOch1.0 UNK209, whole genome shotgun sequence genomic window carries:
- the Nlgn4x gene encoding neuroligin-4, X-linked translates to MLPVWHASNPGPVAARVREQSEDCLFLNVYAPAGARDPADPRDPGKPVMVYIHGGSYMDGSGNLVDGGVLASYGDVIVVTVNYRLGVLGFLSTGDQAARGNYGLLDQIQALRWVRENAGAFGGDPGRVTVFGSGAGASCVSLLTLSHYSEGETRDPRPQRVRAPPYRVAFGPAVDGDVIADDPQVLMEQGEFLNHDVLLGVNQGEGLRFLDGVPGASGDDDADTDAEKNTYDSDDDVGSDAGASASRATTAGNEDEETEDEDAHRGNAGASASRAAFDRAVAAFVDRLYGGGGDPDGDLSDPGGDPDALRETVKFMYTDWASRASAASRRKALVALFTDHQWVAPAVATADLHARYGSATYFYAFGHRCAGGHVPAWAEAAHGDEVPYVFGVPLAAGAGASGADLFGCNFSRDDVMLSAAVMTYWTNFAKTGDPNRPTPQDTRFAHTRPNRFEAVAWSRYDPRGQLYLHIGPRPRVRDHYRAAKVAFWLELVPRLHGLRERARYTGSNRIKLDRTGVDRCKPVFDQFKTGSKRKLEQTGANLFRNISNLIKLNQTR, encoded by the exons ATGCTGCCCGTGTGGCACGCCTCGAACCCAGGACCCGTGGCCGCGCGCGTGCGCGAGCAGAGCGAGGACTGCCTGTTCCTCAACGTCTACGCGCCCGCGG GCGCCCGCGACCCCGCCGACCCCCGCGACCCCGGGAAGCCGGTCATGGTCTACATCCACGGCGGCTCCTACATGGACGGCAGCGGGAACCTGGTGGACGGCGGCGTCCTGGCCAGCTACGGCGACGTCATCGTCGTCACCGTCAACTACCGGCTGGGCGTGCTGG gctTCCTGAGCACGGGCGACCAGGCCGCCCGGGGCAACTACGGCCTCCTGGACCAGATCCAGGCGCTGCGCTGGGTGCGGGAGAACGCGGGCGCCTTCGGCGGGGACCCAGGCCGCGTCACCGTGTTCGGCTCGGGCGCCGGCGCCTCCTGCGTCAGCCTGCTCACGCTCTCGCACTACTCGGAGGGTGAGACCCGCGACCCCCGACCCCA GCGGGTTCGAGCGCCGCCGTACCGCGTGGCGTTCGGGCCGGCGGTGGACGGGGACGTGATCGCGGACGACCCGCAGGTGCTGATGGAGCAGGGCGAGTTCCTCAACCACGACGTGCTGCTGGGCGTCAACCAGGGCGAGGGGCTGCGCTTCCTGGACGGGGTCCCGGGTGCGAGCGGCGACGATGACGCCGACACCGACGCGGAAAAAAACACGTACGACAGCGACGACGATGTCGGGAGCGACGCGGGCGCGAGTGCGAgtcgcgccaccaccgccggaaACGAGGACGAGGAGACGGAGGACGAGGACGCGCACCGGGGAAATGCGGGCGCGAGTGCGAGTCGCGCCGCGTTCGACCGGGCGGTGGCAGCGTTCGTCGACCGACTCTACGGCGGCGGTGGTGACCCCGACGGTGACCTCAGTGACCCCGGCGGCGACCCCGACGCGCTGCGGGAGACGGTGAAGTTCATGTACACGGACTGGGCGTCCCGGGCGAGTGCGGCGTCGCGGCGGAAGGCGCTGGTGGCGCTGTTCACCGACCACCAGTGGGTGGCGCCCGCCGTGGCCACCGCGGACCTGCACGCGCGGTACGGGTCGGCCACGTACTTCTACGCCTTCGGGCACCGCTGCGCGGGCGGCCATGT GCCCGCCTGGGCGGAGGCGGCGCACGGCGACGAGGTCCCCTACGTGTTTGGCGTCCCCCTGGCCGCGGGCGCGGGTGCGAGTGGCGCCGACCTCTTCGGCTGCAACTTCTCCCGCGACGACGTCATGCTCAGCGCCGCCGTGATGACGTACTGGACCAACTTCGCCAAGACGGG GGACCCCAACCGCCCGACGCCGCAGGACACCAGGTTCGCCCACACCCGCCCGAACCGGTTCGAGGCGGTCGCGTGGTCCCGGTACGACCCGCGGGGACAGCTCTACCTGCACATCGGCCCGCGGCCCCGGGTGCGAGACCACTACCGCGCCGCCAAGGTGGCCTTCTGGCTCGAGCTCGTGCCGCGCCTGCACGGCCTGCGCGAGCGCGCGCGGTAC